A single window of Malus sylvestris chromosome 5, drMalSylv7.2, whole genome shotgun sequence DNA harbors:
- the LOC126620653 gene encoding uncharacterized protein LOC126620653 produces MGDDKVKADALEILGMFQVLPRLVVFDLDYTLWPFYCECRSKREMPSMYPHARGVLYALKEKGIGLAIASRSPTADIAKTFIEKLSIKSMFAAQEIFSSWTHKTDHFQRIHTRTGVPFNSMLFFDDENRNIQAVSKMGVTSILVDNGVNIGALRQGLTKYTENVNTSEKNKQKWRTKFSKGSSSSEKNEENS; encoded by the exons ATGGGTGACGATAAGGTGAAGGCAGATGCTTTAGAGATATTGGGAATGTTCCAAGTGCTTCCGCGATTGGTTGTCTTTGATCTTGATTACACTCTCTGGCCTTTCTATTG TGAATGTCGCTCCAAACGTGAAATGCCATCGATGTATCCCCATGCCAGAGGAGTATTGTATGCactgaaagaaaaaggaattggTCTTGCCATTGCTTCTAGGTCACCAACTGCGGATATAGCAAAGActtttattgaaaaattgagTATCAAGTCGATGTTCGCCGCCCAG GAGATTTTTTCGAGTTGGACACACAAGACGGACCATTTTCAGCGAATTCATACAAGGACCGGGGTCCCCTTCAACTCAATGCTTTTCTTTGATGACGAAAATAGGAACATCCAAGCG GTTTCAAAGATGGGCGTAACAAGCATTTTGGTGGATAATGGGGTAAACATTGGAGCGTTGAGGCAGGGTCTTACTAAATACACCgaaaatgtgaatacatctGAGAAGAACAAGCAGAAATGGCGCACGAAATTCTCCAAAGGTTCAAGTTCATCTGAAAAGAACGAGGAGAATTCATAG